The nucleotide sequence GTCTTGATAATGCAGCCATGCTGTTTGAGGAATTTTTTTTGTAAAACGTATAGAATCGGACGTTATCCAGATGACTGACTCTGACGTTCCTGAAATTTTTTTGATAGACTCGATAGTGAGTTTGTCTGTCAAATCTGAAAAATTGAATTCAATCCGGTCTGCACGTCCTGCGGCATTAGTAAGCATCACCGATAATGCTTCCGAATGGCCGGTAGTCACAGTCGACGGATTTACTGTAAATGTGCGCGTACTTTGAGCATGAACGACAGACACTGATAGCATGAAAAGTAACGGCAAGGTCAAGTACACGTTCTTCATGAAAACCTACTTGAATTGTTCAAGATAATCAAAACAATGAAAACTGCATTTAGTTCAATAAGGATTTCGGGTCTCTTTTGACAATGCCTGCCTTTAGAGTGGTCGTCTGGGTTGGGCAAGCATACAGTAACCTCATGTAAAACAATATAGAAAAAAACATTCGTGTGCGCAAGGAAACTTCTTAAAAGGCACACTATGGCATGCCTTTCTAAAAACGCAGAATTGTATCGAAATGGAAGAACTCCGATAGGCATTATTTTAAGATAGCACGAAGCAAAATCAGGAATCCACGACCGTCATTTTCAGCCAATTTCAGATTTTTTCGTGCACCATCATATTTGGAGTTGATTTCTATGGCATGTTTAAAATCTTCTATGGCTTTCAGAAAGAAATTACGGCATTGAATAATATGCAGGATTCCTAGGGAATTATGAAGATCGGCGTATTGCGGTGTGTGCTTCAGGCGTTCTTGTAAAAGCCGCTCGTACCGAAAGATCGTCGAATCGTTTTTCCCTTCTCCTCCAAACATAAATTTTAAATAAAATAAATCCGTAATATTGACTATGCTGCGCTCGCGGTGCATGTGCTTTTTCAGATCCACCAAAAGAAAAGCCGCAACTTCGTATTGTTTCAGTTGAATCGATTTGTAAATACGCTGATACGCCTGGATATTTTCACCGGATAAAATTTCAAATGCTGTTTTGATATTCTTGAGTAATTGCTCATAAAATTTCGGAGAATTTTCATATCCTTCTTCGGCATTTTTAGCATATCGGATCAAAGCCAAAGCTGTATTGATATAAGCCTCGTAAAATTTTTCATTAATACGCACGGCATCATTAAATTCAGCAAAAGCTAAATCATACTCGCCGCTTTCCATATAAGCAACACCAAGATTATTGTGTACATCCGGGTAATTGGCATTGATGCTATTGGCTTTTTTCAAAGATTCCAGCGCTTTAGAATATTCTCCCATTTCAATATACGCGCGGCCCATGTTATTATACGCATCGACATAATTGGCGTCGTGTGTTATGGCCAATTCAAATTCTTCGATGGCTTCTTTCAACATGTTCCAGTTGAGAAAAACCAAGCCCATTTTGTTATTCGACACGGAATGTTTGACGGTTCGAATTTTTTGTGACATATCGAACAGCATCTCGATATCACCGATTTTTTCCTGGTGAATCTCAGAAACA is from bacterium and encodes:
- a CDS encoding tetratricopeptide repeat protein; the encoded protein is MMAEIGSDVGLNTNVNVGNKVFHVQTATLNHKNIVKSEIYEHGKILTVFEYSFEELGLSNNSRHEELRQLVSEIHQEKIGDIEMLFDMSQKIRTVKHSVSNNKMGLVFLNWNMLKEAIEEFELAITHDANYVDAYNNMGRAYIEMGEYSKALESLKKANSINANYPDVHNNLGVAYMESGEYDLAFAEFNDAVRINEKFYEAYINTALALIRYAKNAEEGYENSPKFYEQLLKNIKTAFEILSGENIQAYQRIYKSIQLKQYEVAAFLLVDLKKHMHRERSIVNITDLFYLKFMFGGEGKNDSTIFRYERLLQERLKHTPQYADLHNSLGILHIIQCRNFFLKAIEDFKHAIEINSKYDGARKNLKLAENDGRGFLILLRAILK